GTGCGCACGCCGGTGAACTCGCCGTAGAAGGCGTAGTGGTCTTCCAGGTGCGCGTTCATGATGGCGCGGATCTCGGCCACTTCCGGCGACGGCAGCATCTCGCCGGTCTTCAGGAAGTGCTCGATTTCACGGAATAGCCAAGGCCGGCCCTGCGCGGCGCGGCCGATCATGATCGCGTCCGCGCCAGTCAGCGCCAGCACCTGCTTTGCCTTCTGCGGCGTCGTGATGTCGCCGTTGGCGACCACCGGGATCGACACCGCTGCCTTGACCGCGGCAATGGTCTCGTATTCGGCGTCGCCGTGGTACAGGTCGGCACGGGTGCGGCCATGGATGGTCAGCATACTGATGCCGGCGTCCTGGACCATTTGCGCGACGCGCAGCGCATTGCGGTTCTCGCGGTTCCAGCCGGTGCGGATCTTCAGCGTGACCGGCACGCGGTCGCCGACCGCGGCAACCACCGCCTCGACGATGCGCACCACCAGCGGCTCGTTCTGCAGCAGCGCCGAGCCGGCGGCGACGTTGCACACCTTCTTGGCCGGGCAGCCCATGTTGATGTCGATGATCTGCGCGCCGCGGTCGACGTTGTAGCGCGCGGCCTCGGCCATCATCGACGGCTCGGCGCCGGCGATCTGCACGGCGATGGGCTCGACCTCGCCGGCGTGGTTGGCGCGGCGCATGGTCTTTTCGCTTTTCCACAGCTGGGCGTTGGACGCGACCATCTCCGACACCGCGTAGCCCGCGCCGAGCTGCTTGCACAGCTGGCGGAAGGGCCGGTCCGTCACGCCCGCCATCGGGGCGACAAACAGGTTGTTGCGGAGTTGGTGAGGTCCGATCTGCACGGCGGTGGTGGCGGTTGTGGCGGTGAAGCGGCGGTTCTGGTGGCCCGTCCCGATGGCCCCGGCGTCGCCGCACGACATGCGCCGCGACGGATCGGGACAGTCTGCGCCGGGGCGGGAACGAAACAGAGACGAAACGGAAAAACATGCCCCTGCCGAAACTGCGGCCGGCGGTGGATCGGGACATGTGCGAGGGCAGAATTCTACCGCCAATCGGTCGCCATTGCCCAAGATTTGAGCATCCGCGGCGCAAGGGGCCAGCACCGTGGCGCCATGACGCCGCCGCCAGTGGCGCAAGCGCCACTGGCGGCGGCAAGCCGGCTGGTCAGCGGCGCATGCCGAACATCATGTGGCGCGCCAGCGCGTGCCGCAGCGGCGGCAGGCATGCCAGCGCCGCCAGCGAAGCGCCGCGCGCATGGGCGGCGAGCGGGTAGGCAATGCCGAACACGCGCGGCAGCAGGTCGGTCACGCCGATGGTGACGGCGCGGTCGAGGCGGTGGCGCCCGGCAAATGCCTGCAGCGCTTGCGGGGTGCAGGCGCCGCGCAGCGAGTCGGCCAGCGCAAACGCGTCGCGCAGGCCCAGGTTCAGCCCCTGTCCGGCCACCGGATGCAGCGTCTGGGCGGCATTGCCGACCGCCACCACGCGACCGTTGACCGTGACCGGGGCGGCGTTCAGCCCCAGCGGGAAGGCATGGCGCTTGCCGGCCAGCGCGAACTGGCCCATGCGGTCGCCGAAGGCGCGGCCCAGCTCCGCGGCAAACTGGGCCTCGGGCAGCGCGAGGCGGCGCGCGGCCTGCTCCGGCGGGCAGCACCACACCAGCGCGTAGCCGGGCGTGCCGTGTTCCTCGTGCGGCAGCAGCGCCAGCGGGCCTTCCTCGGTAAAGCGCTCCCAGGCCCAGCCGGGCTGCGGGCGCGAGCAGGTGACATGGGCGATCACCGCGGTCTGGCGGTAGTCGCGCGTGCGCGCGCCGCGGCCCTGGTGCGCGGCCTGCTCATGGAACAGCCCGCCCTCGGCCTGCACCGCCAGGCGCGCGGCAAACCGTGCCGCCTGGCCGTCGGGACCCGTGCCCTGCAGTTGCACCATGCCGGCATCGGCCACGTCGGCGCCGCGCGGCACCGGGTCCTGTTCGATCCGCTCGATGCGGGTTTCGAAGGCGCGCCGCAGCCGGCCCTCGCCGGCGGCCTGCGCGGCCTGCGCCAGCGCCCGCTCCAGCACGTTGCACAGCTCGCCGTAGCGCACCACGTAGCCGAGCGCCGGCACGCCGTAGTCGTCATGGTGCAGGCGGACATGGCCGAAGCGGCCGCGCTGCGACACATGGATATGCTCGATCGGGCTGCCCGGCACCGGCCACGCGCCGATCTGCTCCAGCAGCTGGCGGCTGCCGTGCGACAGCGCGATCGCGCGCGGGTCGCGAGCCGCGCGCGCCGGCGTGGCGGCGTCGACCAGCACCATGCGCCAGCCGGTGGTGCGCAACAGCTGGCAGGCCAGCGCCAGCCCGACCGGGCCGCCGCCGACGATGGCGATATCGGCCGGGCCGCCGAAATCAGGCTGCGGGGCCGGCATCGTCACTGGCTCCTGCATGGTCTGCATCGGTTCCGGGCCGGGATTCGGCGCCGCGCTTCCAGCAGATCGCGTCCGAGCGCGACTTGCCTGCGGCGGCGTCGCGCAGCGCGTTGTCGAGTTTCTGCTGGTTGAAGCCCGGCAGCGCGCGCAGCTGCTCCAGCAGCGCGGCATGGTTGGCGGCGTCGAACGGCACCACGCAGCCCTGGCCCGAGTCGGGCGCGCCGATCAGGATCAGCCAGGCGGTACCGGCCCATGGCGCGCGGTCTGAGACCCGCACCACGACGCGCTCGAGCACGTTCCAGGTGATCTCTTCGCGCTGGCCGTCGGGGCGGTGCACCACCACGCGGTCGTCGTACAGGTTGACGATGAACGGATCGGACGGACCGTGGCGCCGGGCGCTGCCGGCATGCCCGCCGACGCCGCCCTGGCCCGGCAGGATCCTGCGCAGCCAGCCGATCATCGCTGGCCCTCCGCGGTGGCGCGGTCGCGCATCAGCGCTTCGATCTCGTCGGCGAGCACCGGCACGCCGCGCGTGATCAGCTCGCAGTCGCCCTCGGTGACCACGGCGTCGTCCTCGATGCGGATGCCGATATGCCAGTAGCGCTCGGGCACGTCCTCGGCCGGGCGCACGTAGATGCCCGGCTCGATGGTCAGCACCATGCCGGGCTGCAGCGGCCGCCACGGCCGCTCGCCTTCGCCACTGTGGCTGGCCACGCGGTACTCGCCCACGTCATGGACATCCATGCCCAGCCAGTGGCCGGTGCGGTGCATGTAGAAGCGGCGGTAGCTGCCGCTGGCCAGCACGTCGTCGAGGGTGCCTTCCTTGTTGCGGTCGAGCAGGCCGGTATCGAGCATGCCCTGGGCCAGCACGCGCACGGCGGCGTCATGCGGCACGTTGTACGGTACACCGGCGCGAGTCTCGTCAATGGCAGCCTGTTGCGCGGCCACTACCAGGTCATACAGTTCGCGCTGCGCCGGCGAGAAGCGGCCCGAGACCGGGAAAGTGCGGGTAATGTCCGAGGCGTAGCCATCCAGCTCGCAGCCGGCGTCGATCAGGCACAGGTCGCCGTCCTTCAGCTCTGCCGGGCCGGCGCGGTAGTGCAGCACGCAGGCATTCGGGCCGGCGGCGACGATGGAGTTGTAGGCCACGCTCTGCGCGCCATGGCGGCGGAATTCATAGAGCAGTTCGGCCTCGAGGTGGTATTCGCGCAGGCCGGCGCGGGTGGCCTGCATCGCGCGCACATGGGCGCCGGCGGAGATCGCCGCGGCGCGGCGCATGATGCCCAGCTCGCCGGCATCCTTGAACAGGCGCATCTCATCGAGCAGCGTGCGGATGTCGATCGCCACCGACGGCGCGGCCACGCCGGCGCGGCTTTGCATGCGCACCGCGTCGAGCCAGCGTCGCATCTGCATGTCGGTGCGGATCGAATCCGCCAGCGGGTAGGCTATCTGCGCGCGGTTGGCCAGCAGCGGCGGCAGCGTGGCGTCGATGGCTTCGATGGAATGCGCTTCGTCGAAGCCGAATGCGGCGCGCGCGCCTTCCGGGCCGAAACGGAAGCCGTCCCAGATCTCGCGCTCTTCATGCTTGGGGCGGCAGAACAGGATGCTGCGGTCGGCCTCGGCCGGCTCGCCTGGCGCGCCGGCCACCAGCACCAGCACCGCTTCGGGCTCGGTGAAGCCGCTCAGGTAATAGAAATAGCTGTCGTGCCGGTAAGGATAGTCGCTGTCGCGATTGCGCATGGCTTCCGGCGCCGTGGGCAGGATCGCCACGCCGCCGCCGCCGGCGCGCAGTTGCTGCAGCACACGGGCGCGGCGATCGCGGCAGGCGGCGAGGAGGGCGGCGAGGTGGGCGTGATCGGGTGCGGACATTGGTCTGGCCTGATAAGGGGATCAGGCCGATTCTACCGCCGCTGGCGGCGCCGCTGCGCCAGTGGCGCCAAAGTCGCGCGCGCTAGCGCCCCGGTGCGGCCGACAGCATCGCGTCCAGCTCGGCCAGCTGCGCCGGCGTGCCGACGTTCTCCCAGCGACCGTCGAAGCGCTCGCCGGTGGCGGTGCCGGCGGCGATGCCGGCATGGTAGATCGGCGTCATCGCCAGCCGCGTGCCCGGCACGATATCGGTAAACAGCCGGGTGTCGTACAGCCCGATATTGCCGAAGGTCAGGCGCGCGCCGCTGGCCGGCTCGGCCTCGAGCGAGAGCCGGCCGTGGTCGTCCAGCGCGAAATCCCCGCGCGGATGGAACGGCGGGTTCGGCACCATCACCAGGTGCATGTGCGGCGCGGCCGCGCCCGCCAGCGCCTGTGCGCGCGGCAGCAGCGCGCGGAAATCGTAGTCGCAGAAGATGTCGCCGGACACCGCCAGGAAGATCTCGCCGCGGACCGGGTCGTGCGACAGCAGCGGCAGGGCCTTGGCGATGCCGCCGGCGGTTTCCAGCGCCTCGCCCTCGGCCGAGTAGGCGATGCGCACGCCGAAGCGGCTGCCGTCGCCCAGCGCCGCCTCGATCTGCGCGCCCAGCCAGGCGTGGTTGATGACGATGTCGCGCAGCCCGGCGCGCGCCAGCGCTTCGATCTTCCACACGATCAGCGGCTTGCCGCCCACCGCCAGCAGCGGCTTGGGGCAGGCATCGGTCAGCGGGCGCATGCGGTCGCCGCGGCCGGCGGCAAAGATCATCACCTTCATCGGAACAGGGCCTCCAGGGCAAGCAGCGTGGCCATGCCGCCGGCAATGGTCCAGCCCACGCTGCGGGTACGTGCGGCAATCAGGATGGCGACCACGCCGGCCACCAGCCTGGCGTTGGTCGGGGTCAGGGCAAGTTCGCCCTGCTGCATCAGCAGGTCGGGCGCGATCAGCGCCGACAGCATCGCGGCCGGCACGAACTGCAGCGCGGTGCGGAACCACGACGGCAGCCGCACCCGGCCTTCGACGGCGATAAACGACAGGCGGATCAGGAAGGTGGCCAGGCCCGCGGCCAGGAACACCCACAGCAGCGTCAGCGCGCTCATGCGGCCTCCTTGCCGGCGGCGCCGCCGGTGCCAGAATCGGCGGCGTGGCTGGCGGCTCGCGGCCCGGGTCGGTTGCCGCGGCCCAGCACCAGCATGCCCACCGCGATGCCGCCGAGCGCGGCCACCATCAGGCCAAGCTTGTGCGGCAGGCTGTAGCAGGCCACCGCCAGCGCGCTGGCGGCGAGCGCGGCGGCGACATGCGAGCGGTGCCTGAGGCCCGGCACGATGATGCCGATGAAGGTCAGCGGCAGGAAAAAGTCCAGCGGCCAGTGGCGCGGCACCTGGGCGCCGACCAGCACGCCGGCCAGCGTCGACAGCTGCCAGCTGGCCCACAGCGCGAAGCCGCCGCCAAAGTAATACCAGTGTCGGTAGCGGGCGCGC
The window above is part of the Cupriavidus taiwanensis LMG 19424 genome. Proteins encoded here:
- the dusB gene encoding tRNA dihydrouridine synthase DusB, whose protein sequence is MQIGPHQLRNNLFVAPMAGVTDRPFRQLCKQLGAGYAVSEMVASNAQLWKSEKTMRRANHAGEVEPIAVQIAGAEPSMMAEAARYNVDRGAQIIDINMGCPAKKVCNVAAGSALLQNEPLVVRIVEAVVAAVGDRVPVTLKIRTGWNRENRNALRVAQMVQDAGISMLTIHGRTRADLYHGDAEYETIAAVKAAVSIPVVANGDITTPQKAKQVLALTGADAIMIGRAAQGRPWLFREIEHFLKTGEMLPSPEVAEIRAIMNAHLEDHYAFYGEFTGVRTARKHIAWYTRGLRGANLFRHRMNTLESTAEQLAAVNAFFDEQAQISDRLVYVDDAGPDKDEANNNKNGELLAA
- a CDS encoding UbiH/UbiF/VisC/COQ6 family ubiquinone biosynthesis hydroxylase; translation: MPAPQPDFGGPADIAIVGGGPVGLALACQLLRTTGWRMVLVDAATPARAARDPRAIALSHGSRQLLEQIGAWPVPGSPIEHIHVSQRGRFGHVRLHHDDYGVPALGYVVRYGELCNVLERALAQAAQAAGEGRLRRAFETRIERIEQDPVPRGADVADAGMVQLQGTGPDGQAARFAARLAVQAEGGLFHEQAAHQGRGARTRDYRQTAVIAHVTCSRPQPGWAWERFTEEGPLALLPHEEHGTPGYALVWCCPPEQAARRLALPEAQFAAELGRAFGDRMGQFALAGKRHAFPLGLNAAPVTVNGRVVAVGNAAQTLHPVAGQGLNLGLRDAFALADSLRGACTPQALQAFAGRHRLDRAVTIGVTDLLPRVFGIAYPLAAHARGASLAALACLPPLRHALARHMMFGMRR
- a CDS encoding aminopeptidase P N-terminal domain-containing protein — translated: MSAPDHAHLAALLAACRDRRARVLQQLRAGGGGVAILPTAPEAMRNRDSDYPYRHDSYFYYLSGFTEPEAVLVLVAGAPGEPAEADRSILFCRPKHEEREIWDGFRFGPEGARAAFGFDEAHSIEAIDATLPPLLANRAQIAYPLADSIRTDMQMRRWLDAVRMQSRAGVAAPSVAIDIRTLLDEMRLFKDAGELGIMRRAAAISAGAHVRAMQATRAGLREYHLEAELLYEFRRHGAQSVAYNSIVAAGPNACVLHYRAGPAELKDGDLCLIDAGCELDGYASDITRTFPVSGRFSPAQRELYDLVVAAQQAAIDETRAGVPYNVPHDAAVRVLAQGMLDTGLLDRNKEGTLDDVLASGSYRRFYMHRTGHWLGMDVHDVGEYRVASHSGEGERPWRPLQPGMVLTIEPGIYVRPAEDVPERYWHIGIRIEDDAVVTEGDCELITRGVPVLADEIEALMRDRATAEGQR
- the murU gene encoding N-acetylmuramate alpha-1-phosphate uridylyltransferase MurU; the protein is MKVMIFAAGRGDRMRPLTDACPKPLLAVGGKPLIVWKIEALARAGLRDIVINHAWLGAQIEAALGDGSRFGVRIAYSAEGEALETAGGIAKALPLLSHDPVRGEIFLAVSGDIFCDYDFRALLPRAQALAGAAAPHMHLVMVPNPPFHPRGDFALDDHGRLSLEAEPASGARLTFGNIGLYDTRLFTDIVPGTRLAMTPIYHAGIAAGTATGERFDGRWENVGTPAQLAELDAMLSAAPGR
- a CDS encoding AzlD domain-containing protein; the encoded protein is MSALTLLWVFLAAGLATFLIRLSFIAVEGRVRLPSWFRTALQFVPAAMLSALIAPDLLMQQGELALTPTNARLVAGVVAILIAARTRSVGWTIAGGMATLLALEALFR